From Mesobacillus boroniphilus, the proteins below share one genomic window:
- a CDS encoding DUF3221 domain-containing protein — protein sequence MVKAIKFFFVFLIALSVSMAGCANEQVSDEGFILEVNDNSILVAQDISLERYNELKGVSSEALIDQGGLKLIRLTYEKSGEFQRGDLVKYWIEGGVKESYPEQAKAKKVERK from the coding sequence ATGGTGAAGGCAATTAAATTCTTTTTCGTCTTCTTAATTGCCCTGTCAGTTAGCATGGCTGGCTGTGCAAATGAACAGGTTTCTGACGAGGGATTTATTTTAGAAGTTAACGACAATTCCATCCTTGTCGCGCAAGATATCAGTCTGGAAAGATACAACGAGCTCAAAGGTGTCTCGAGTGAGGCTTTGATCGACCAAGGCGGTTTGAAGTTAATCAGGCTGACATATGAAAAAAGTGGTGAGTTTCAAAGAGGCGACCTAGTAAAGTACTGGATTGAGGGCGGTGTGAAAGAAAGTTACCCAGAGCAGGCAAAAGCGAAGAAGGTAGAACGTAAATAA
- a CDS encoding BsuPI-related putative proteinase inhibitor gives MKKLLMILLLGLLVTGCGTGNKVSKDNQDDGKNGGGAGIVAGEMAASLTEKSPLVFQYEVKNQTEEEVTLEFTSSQRYDYSVKTKDGKEIFLFSSVASFLQALGEETVKQGESLTYEIDLHELKLGKGDYILTAWMTPKDGKKFEVTKEFTVK, from the coding sequence ATGAAAAAATTATTAATGATATTGCTGCTTGGGTTGCTGGTTACAGGGTGTGGAACGGGGAATAAGGTTTCAAAAGATAATCAGGATGATGGTAAAAATGGAGGAGGTGCTGGAATCGTGGCGGGAGAGATGGCTGCAAGCTTGACGGAGAAGAGCCCGCTGGTTTTTCAATATGAGGTGAAGAATCAGACGGAGGAAGAAGTGACTCTGGAATTTACGAGCTCGCAAAGATACGATTACTCGGTGAAAACGAAGGATGGAAAAGAAATATTTCTTTTCTCAAGCGTCGCCTCCTTTTTGCAGGCACTGGGGGAAGAGACGGTGAAGCAGGGAGAGTCATTGACCTATGAAATCGACCTTCATGAGCTTAAGCTTGGAAAAGGCGATTATATTTTGACCGCCTGGATGACACCGAAAGACGGCAAAAAATTCGAAGTGACGAAGGAATTTACCGTAAAGTAG